DNA from Variovorax sp. V213:
GGCGAAACCGCCTGGAACCGCGAACTGCGCTTCCAGGGGCATGCCGACGTGCCGCTCAACGACATCGGGCACGAGCAGGCACGCCGCCTCGGCCTGCGGCTGGCGAGCGAAACGGCGCAGCACATCATCAGCAGCGACCTCATGCGGGCGCAGCAAACGGCCGCGCCCGCAGCGCTGCAACTGTCACTGCCGGTGGTCACGTCGGCGGGTCTGCGCGAGCAGCATTTCGGCATTGTCGAAGGCATGCGGGCCGACGAGATCCAGGCGCTGCATCCCCGCGCCTGGGAGCAATGGCTGGAGTTTCGCGAGGATCACGCCATGCCCGAGGGCGAGTCGGCGCGCGAGTTCCATGCGCGCATCGTCGCCGCGCTCGGAACCCTGGCCGCCACGCATCGCGGACAGCACTTGATCGTGGTCACCCATGGCGGCGTGCTCGACATGGTGTGGCGCACCGCCCGTGGGCTCAGCCTCAGCGGGCCGCGCCAGAGCGACATTCCGAATGCGGGCTTCAACCGCATCCGCATCGCCGATCCCGCGATGCCCGATGCGATCGAGATCGTCGACTGGGCCGACACGCGGCATCTTGCCGACCTGCCGCCGCAGCCGACCTACGACCAGCGGCGGCATCTCGTGAAGAGCTGACCCGCGAAAGCGAAGCCGCTCAGGTGCAGCTGCCGGCCTTCGGCGTGCGCAGCAGCGCTTGCCCTGCGCCAACGCCGGTGGGCTTGCCGCCGTCCACCGCGAGCCGTCCGTTCACCAGCACCGTGACCACGCCCTCGGACAGCAGCGTCGGCTGCGTGTAGGTGGCCTTGGCGGCATAGCGCGCGGGGTCGAACACGACCACGTCGGCGTAATAGCCCGGCCGCAGGTGTCCGCGCTGCTTCAGCCCCAGCGTGTCGGCCGTCAGCGATGAACTGCTGCGGATGAATTGCCCGAGCGAGATGGCGTGTTCCTTCACCACGTACTGGTCGTACTTGCGCGCGAAGGTGCCATAGGCGCGTGGATGGCCCAGCGAGGAATCGGACGAGGTCATGACCCATGGTCGCTTCATGAACGCGCGCACGTCGTCGTCGCTCTGGTTGAACGAGGCGATCATCAGGTCGCCGTCGCGCAGCACGGCGATGGCGGCATCCACGGGATCGGCATTCGCGGCCTTGGCCACGTCGGCCAGGGTCTTGCCGACATACTTGGTGCTGCCGGCCGAAAACAGGATCGTCTCGGGGCCGCCGCGCAGGCGCAGGTT
Protein-coding regions in this window:
- a CDS encoding histidine phosphatase family protein translates to MPTPKPDSTTELILIRHGETAWNRELRFQGHADVPLNDIGHEQARRLGLRLASETAQHIISSDLMRAQQTAAPAALQLSLPVVTSAGLREQHFGIVEGMRADEIQALHPRAWEQWLEFREDHAMPEGESAREFHARIVAALGTLAATHRGQHLIVVTHGGVLDMVWRTARGLSLSGPRQSDIPNAGFNRIRIADPAMPDAIEIVDWADTRHLADLPPQPTYDQRRHLVKS